A single window of Narcine bancroftii isolate sNarBan1 chromosome 1, sNarBan1.hap1, whole genome shotgun sequence DNA harbors:
- the LOC138748487 gene encoding eukaryotic translation initiation factor 1b — protein MSTIQNLQSFDPFADATKGDDRLPAGTEDYIHIRIQQRNGRKTLTTVQGIADDYDKKKLVKAFKKKFACNGTVIEHPEYGEVIQLQGDQRKNICQFLQEVGIVKEEQLKVHGF, from the exons ATGTCCACTATTCAGAACCTCCAATCTTTTG ACCCCTTTGCTGATGCAACTAAGGGTGACGACCGCCTCCCGGCAGGGACAGAAGATTACATCCATATAAGAATTCAACAACGTAACGGCAGGAAGACACTGACCACAGTCCAAGGCATTGCCGATGATTATGATAAGAAGAAGCTTGTGAAAGCATTTAAAAAG aaatttgccTGCAATGGTACTGTGATAGAGCACCCTGAATACGGCGAGGTAATCCAGCTTCAGGGCGATCAGCGGAAAAATATCTGCCAATTTCTGCAGGAG GTTGGCATTGTGAAGGAGGAACAGTTGAAAGTCCACGGCTTCTAA
- the LOC138748482 gene encoding uncharacterized protein, protein MDPAVATLHRHRPPLRRDDPCLGRRCPGLLLGKEPPPEAPGQPQWAGEQLTKRLEVLNSGHAILVTRLVGKEKLVALPLLTDLHCFQLGEKKRTTPSATAQHHKMAAARLPRPARCTPGPVVPPCGRGEELQWASRVTLQDECTLSIMGSVVHTVRSFSGSPPRNTWTSILSTRIPTSPSDPRTRVVLLWPGARTSSWPEPNNSQTPLTHPSTGPHQNSSSHCIKHHL, encoded by the coding sequence ATGGATCCGGCAGTCGCGACTTTGCACCGCCATCGGCCACCGCTGCGACGTGACGATCCGTGCCTGGGCCGCCGCTGCCCGGGCCTTCTGCTGGGCAAAGAGCCGCCGCCCGAGGCGCCCGGCCAACCGCAATGGGCAGGCGAGCAACTCACCAAAAGATTGGAGGTTCTGAATAGTGGACATGCGATATTAGTAACAAGACTGGTGGGGAAGGAAAAGCTGGTGGCGCTGCCGCTGCTGACCGACTTGCACTGCTTTCAGCTGGGAGAGAAGAAACGAACGACACCGTCAGCAACCGCGCAACACCACAAAATGGCCGCTGCCCGCCTGCCCCGCCCGGCGCGCTGCACGCCGGGACCTGTAGTCCCGCcctgtgggaggggagaggagctGCAATGGGCATCACGGGTGACGTTACAGGATGAGTGCACGCTGAGCATCATGGGATCTGTAGTCCATACTGTGCGCTCATTTTCAGGTTCACCTCCTCGAAATACCTGGACCTCCATTCTCTCCACACGAATCCCAACCTCCCCATCAGATCCGCGGACAAGGGTGGTATTGTTGTGGCCTGGCGCACGGACGTCTAGCTGGCCAGAACCCAACAACTCTCAGACTCCTCTTACTCACCcctccacaggaccccaccaaaactcatccaGCCACTGTATCaagcaccatctctga